The Bacteroidales bacterium genome includes a window with the following:
- a CDS encoding deoxyhypusine synthase, which yields MEKKDLLKDTIKHIDIKSFDATPIIDSMREMSFTSRDTAVASDIFNRMINDSECTNILTLAGSTSAGGCMQIYVEMVKNKMIDVIVATGASIVDMDFFEALGFKHYKGSQSIDDNHLRDLYIDRIYDTFIDEEELQNCDGTIKTIADGMKPGAYSSREFIKEMGKYLVKHSVKKDSLIQVCYEHNVPIFCPAFSDSSAGFGLVKHQVENPKAHVSIDSVKDFRELTMVKVKANVTGLFMIGGGVPKNFAQDTVVCAEILGYEVPMHKYAIQITVADVRDGACSSSTLKEASSWGKVDTTYEQMVYAEATSVLPLIASYLYHKGDWKKRNFKEWSKIFD from the coding sequence ATGGAGAAAAAGGATCTGCTGAAGGATACAATTAAGCACATTGATATTAAATCTTTTGATGCTACCCCTATTATTGATTCTATGCGTGAAATGTCTTTCACCTCAAGAGACACTGCTGTAGCATCGGATATTTTTAACCGCATGATAAACGATTCTGAATGCACCAATATATTGACCCTTGCAGGTAGTACTAGTGCTGGTGGTTGCATGCAGATATACGTTGAAATGGTTAAAAATAAGATGATTGATGTTATTGTTGCAACAGGAGCATCAATTGTAGATATGGATTTCTTTGAGGCACTTGGTTTTAAACACTACAAAGGATCACAATCAATAGACGACAATCACCTACGTGATTTATATATCGATAGAATTTACGATACATTTATTGACGAAGAGGAGTTACAGAATTGCGATGGAACAATCAAAACTATTGCAGATGGAATGAAACCTGGAGCTTATAGCTCTCGTGAGTTTATTAAAGAGATGGGGAAATATTTAGTAAAGCATTCTGTTAAGAAAGATTCATTAATTCAGGTTTGTTATGAGCATAATGTTCCCATTTTCTGCCCAGCTTTCAGCGATAGCAGTGCAGGTTTTGGTTTAGTTAAACATCAGGTAGAAAATCCCAAGGCTCACGTATCAATCGATTCAGTAAAAGATTTCCGTGAACTAACAATGGTAAAGGTTAAAGCAAATGTAACTGGTCTATTTATGATTGGTGGCGGTGTACCTAAGAATTTTGCACAGGATACCGTTGTCTGCGCCGAGATATTAGGCTATGAAGTTCCAATGCATAAATATGCAATACAAATTACAGTTGCCGATGTTCGTGATGGTGCTTGTTCCAGCTCTACCTTAAAAGAAGCTTCATCATGGGGAAAAGTTGATACAACTTACGAACAAATGGTTTATGCCGAGGCTACAAGCGTATTACCATTAATTGCCAGCTATTTGTACCATAAGGGGGATTGGAAGAAACGTAATTTTAAAGAGTGGTCAAAGATTTTTGATTAG